CACCTCTTCGGCTGCGACTCCTGCGCCCAGCAGTGCCGCACCGGCGGGCCCGAGGAACTCGGGGCCATGGAGGCGGTCCTCAGGGAGCGGGGTTTCCGCGTGACGGGCGGCTCCATCGTGGATGAGACCTGCTATCTCCAGCTCGTAAAGCGCGAGTACCGACGCAACGAGGCCCTTTCGGGCGCCGACGCCGTGCTGGTGCTCGCCTGCGGCGCCGGTGTAAGGACCGTGGCCGAGGCGGCCCCCGCGACCCAGCCCGTGCTGCCGGCCCTCGACTCCATCTTCCTCGCCTCGGTGGAGCGTGTGGGGCGTTTCTTCGAGGGATGCGCCCTGTGCGGCGTATGCGAGCTCGGCAGGACGGCGGCCGTCTGTCCCCACACGCAGTGTCCCAAGGGGCTGCTCAACGGTCCCTGCGGGGGGGTCGTGGACGGGGGCATGTGCGAGGTCAACCTCGACAACCGCTGCGCCTGGATAAGGATCTACGAGAGGCTCAGGGCCCAGGGCAGACTCCATGTCATGAGGAAGACGGCGGCGCCCAAGGACAACTCCGGGGCCGTCGGGCCGCGCCGGGTCGTGCTTGAGCACCCGCCCGGAAAGGCTCCGCTCTCCAAGAGGGGCGAGGACTGAGGCCACAGGGCGGTGCGGCC
This DNA window, taken from Deltaproteobacteria bacterium, encodes the following:
- a CDS encoding 5,10-methylenetetrahydrofolate reductase — encoded protein: MIVTATKEIDEIVESLGPARSVHLFGCDSCAQQCRTGGPEELGAMEAVLRERGFRVTGGSIVDETCYLQLVKREYRRNEALSGADAVLVLACGAGVRTVAEAAPATQPVLPALDSIFLASVERVGRFFEGCALCGVCELGRTAAVCPHTQCPKGLLNGPCGGVVDGGMCEVNLDNRCAWIRIYERLRAQGRLHVMRKTAAPKDNSGAVGPRRVVLEHPPGKAPLSKRGED